Proteins encoded together in one Mycolicibacter minnesotensis window:
- the era gene encoding GTPase Era, producing MTGSDSGFHSGFVCFVGRPNTGKSTLTNALVGAKVAITSNRPQTTRHTIRGIVHRDDFQIILVDTPGLHRPRTLLGKRLNELVKETYSQVDIIGLCIPADEPIGPGDRWIVEQIRAVAPRTTLVVIVTKIDKTSRDKVAAQLVAVGELAPEAEIVPVSAISGEQVDVLIGVLAAALPAGPAFYPDGELTDEPEETLMAEFIREAALEGVRDELPHSLAVVIEEVRPREDRDDLIEVYALLYVERDSQKGIVIGRGGARLREVGTVARTQIEKLLGTKVFLDLRVKVAKNWQRDPKQLGRLGF from the coding sequence GTGACTGGATCGGATTCCGGATTTCATTCCGGATTTGTCTGTTTCGTCGGCCGGCCCAACACGGGCAAGTCGACGCTCACCAATGCCCTGGTCGGCGCGAAGGTGGCGATCACCTCCAACCGCCCGCAGACCACGCGGCACACCATCCGGGGCATCGTGCACCGCGACGACTTCCAGATCATCTTGGTCGACACCCCTGGCCTGCATCGCCCCCGAACTCTGCTCGGCAAGCGACTGAACGAGTTGGTCAAGGAAACCTACTCACAGGTCGACATCATCGGCCTGTGCATTCCCGCGGATGAGCCGATCGGCCCGGGGGACCGCTGGATCGTCGAGCAGATCCGTGCGGTGGCGCCCAGGACCACCCTGGTCGTCATCGTCACCAAGATCGACAAGACCAGCCGCGACAAGGTGGCCGCGCAATTGGTGGCGGTGGGTGAGCTGGCACCGGAAGCCGAGATCGTCCCGGTGTCGGCGATCAGCGGCGAACAGGTCGACGTACTGATCGGCGTGCTGGCCGCGGCGCTGCCCGCCGGCCCCGCGTTCTACCCGGACGGCGAACTGACCGACGAGCCCGAAGAGACCCTGATGGCCGAGTTCATTCGGGAGGCCGCTTTGGAGGGGGTGCGTGACGAGCTGCCCCACTCGCTGGCCGTGGTGATCGAGGAGGTGCGCCCGCGCGAGGATCGTGACGACCTGATCGAGGTGTATGCGCTGCTTTACGTCGAACGCGACAGTCAGAAGGGGATCGTGATCGGCCGCGGCGGTGCCCGGCTGCGTGAGGTCGGCACGGTGGCCCGCACTCAGATCGAGAAGTTGTTGGGCACCAAGGTTTTTCTGGATCTACGCGTCAAGGTGGCCAAGAACTGGCAACGTGACCCCAAGCAACTCGGGCGGTTGGGTTTCTAG
- a CDS encoding DUF5642 family protein, producing MSVRKSLVVSSVGLVLCAQALTGCGGSQKPLDTTKLFNVQSTFGSDYKTQTKGPSEIDPKILGEQKMPPGVTFDPADCADYAANTGRPPKGVQGKMSMVSIVGGGNQLVVIAMQTDQELAYNEADAEKCKHVSFNAGKLTGYLDDVEAPQIDHARTVGSHSEIELTGKEGQTQSRESYTFTAYLGTALVQVTANPQAVKGQAPAMVDADRARQLLVDAVSALRD from the coding sequence ATGTCCGTACGCAAGTCGTTGGTTGTCTCCTCCGTCGGTCTCGTCCTGTGTGCGCAAGCACTGACGGGCTGTGGGGGATCCCAGAAGCCGCTTGACACCACCAAGCTGTTCAACGTCCAGTCGACCTTCGGCTCGGACTACAAGACCCAGACCAAGGGCCCCAGCGAGATCGACCCGAAGATCCTCGGGGAGCAGAAGATGCCGCCTGGCGTGACGTTTGATCCCGCCGACTGCGCCGACTACGCGGCCAACACGGGACGTCCGCCGAAGGGCGTCCAGGGCAAGATGTCGATGGTGTCGATCGTCGGCGGCGGCAACCAATTGGTCGTGATCGCCATGCAGACCGACCAGGAGCTGGCCTACAACGAGGCCGACGCCGAGAAGTGCAAGCACGTCTCGTTCAACGCCGGAAAGCTCACCGGCTACCTCGACGACGTGGAGGCTCCGCAGATCGACCACGCCAGGACGGTCGGTTCGCACTCCGAGATCGAGCTCACCGGTAAAGAAGGACAGACGCAGTCCCGCGAGTCCTACACCTTCACCGCCTACCTGGGGACCGCATTGGTGCAGGTCACCGCGAACCCGCAGGCTGTCAAGGGCCAGGCGCCGGCGATGGTCGACGCCGACCGGGCGCGGCAGCTGCTGGTCGACGCGGTATCCGCGCTGCGCGACTGA
- a CDS encoding SDR family oxidoreductase, producing MPRKPSLGGARVLITGGARGIGAATAALLAAHGARVWIGDVDEDACRDTAAQLGVSGGRLDVTSAASWREMLARIEADTDSGGPLDVLVNNAGVMPLGAFEAETEPVRDLILDVNVRGVLNGMHAVLPGMAQRGHGHVVNVASMAAMIPVPGMVTYNASKFAALGASLSARREYAGTGVAVSAVLPSAVRTELTSGAPLGGGMPTVDPEDVAAAIVAVLRSRAARRSVPRWVAPAWSATAFVPEWLQSLARRVLDDRRALTSIDTAARRSYLDRVDRQARAHRGESPS from the coding sequence GTGCCCAGAAAGCCGTCGCTGGGCGGTGCCCGAGTTCTGATCACGGGCGGTGCCCGCGGCATCGGTGCGGCCACGGCCGCGCTGCTGGCGGCCCACGGCGCGCGGGTGTGGATCGGTGACGTCGATGAAGACGCCTGCCGGGACACCGCAGCCCAACTCGGTGTCAGTGGTGGCCGGCTTGACGTGACCAGCGCGGCGTCCTGGCGGGAGATGCTCGCGCGTATCGAAGCCGACACCGACTCTGGTGGCCCCCTCGACGTCTTGGTCAACAACGCCGGTGTGATGCCGCTGGGGGCCTTCGAGGCCGAGACCGAGCCGGTCCGGGATCTGATCCTGGACGTCAACGTCCGCGGCGTGCTCAACGGGATGCACGCGGTGCTGCCCGGCATGGCCCAACGGGGCCACGGACATGTCGTCAACGTCGCCTCGATGGCCGCCATGATCCCGGTACCGGGCATGGTCACCTACAACGCGAGCAAGTTCGCGGCCCTGGGTGCATCGCTGTCGGCGCGGCGCGAGTACGCCGGAACCGGGGTAGCGGTGTCGGCGGTGCTGCCGTCGGCGGTGCGGACCGAGCTGACCTCCGGTGCCCCGCTGGGCGGTGGTATGCCCACCGTCGATCCCGAGGACGTGGCTGCGGCCATCGTGGCGGTGCTGCGGTCACGCGCCGCTCGCCGGTCGGTGCCCCGTTGGGTGGCTCCGGCGTGGTCCGCCACGGCCTTCGTACCCGAGTGGCTGCAGAGCCTGGCCCGCCGGGTGCTGGACGATCGGAGGGCGCTGACCTCGATCGACACCGCGGCGCGCAGGTCCTACCTCGATCGGGTGGACCGGCAGGCGCGGGCTCATCGGGGCGAGTCGCCATCATGA
- a CDS encoding flavin-containing monooxygenase produces the protein MTEREPRVIIIGAGVAGITTAHVLRERGFTDITVLEKGSDVGGVWYWNHYPGLRCDVPSQIYQFGFAPKADWRHAWASGPAIQRYHREVVERLGLTELIRLDTEVVEARWDERSRWTVTTAAGGVLGADFVICATGVLHHPFIPDIPGLADFTGPVVHTARWDDGLDTDGRRIAVIGTGSTGVQVVSALQPHAASVDHYVRSAQWILWAPMSLRQLPGVATVLARFPNLHRRLHRVMAFGGSAVLTDVTTRPSWRRRAVQAYARACLRIQVRDKDLRAKLQPDYQPLCKRQVISGSYYRAIGADNAALITDGIAEVTADGIRTADGAYRDADVIVLATGFHAHNYMRPLRLHGRDGISIDDAWAKGPRAYRMTAIPGFPNLFTVLGPNSPTGSISLQYTAELTATYIAQWLAKFRAGELSSVEVTDQATTRFNDDVATAMGPTVWNTGCNSWYLTEGGAVDLWPFDRATMKAMLSSPDPADFHLG, from the coding sequence ATGACCGAACGTGAGCCGCGGGTCATCATCATCGGTGCCGGCGTCGCCGGAATCACCACCGCGCACGTCCTGCGTGAGCGGGGCTTCACCGACATCACCGTGCTGGAGAAGGGCTCCGACGTAGGCGGGGTCTGGTATTGGAACCACTATCCCGGCCTGCGGTGTGACGTGCCCTCACAGATCTACCAGTTCGGGTTCGCGCCCAAAGCAGACTGGCGGCATGCCTGGGCGTCCGGCCCGGCCATCCAGCGGTATCACCGCGAGGTCGTCGAGCGGCTCGGACTGACCGAGCTCATCCGGCTCGACACCGAGGTCGTCGAGGCCCGCTGGGACGAGCGCAGCCGCTGGACTGTTACCACCGCTGCCGGTGGGGTGCTGGGCGCCGACTTCGTGATCTGTGCGACCGGGGTGCTGCATCATCCGTTCATTCCCGACATCCCGGGCCTCGCAGATTTCACCGGGCCGGTGGTGCACACCGCTCGCTGGGATGACGGCCTCGACACGGACGGACGGCGGATCGCGGTGATCGGCACCGGATCGACCGGAGTCCAGGTGGTGTCGGCACTGCAGCCCCACGCGGCGTCGGTGGACCACTACGTGCGTTCGGCACAGTGGATCCTATGGGCGCCTATGTCGCTGCGGCAGCTGCCCGGGGTCGCCACGGTGCTTGCGCGTTTCCCGAATCTGCATCGGAGGCTCCACCGGGTGATGGCCTTCGGTGGCTCCGCGGTGCTCACCGACGTCACCACTCGACCGTCGTGGCGGCGCCGGGCCGTGCAGGCCTATGCCCGGGCCTGCCTGCGCATCCAGGTGCGCGACAAAGATCTGCGGGCCAAACTCCAGCCCGACTACCAGCCGTTGTGTAAACGCCAGGTGATCTCGGGAAGCTACTACCGCGCTATCGGCGCCGACAATGCCGCGCTGATCACCGACGGTATCGCCGAAGTCACCGCGGACGGCATCCGGACCGCGGACGGCGCCTACCGGGACGCTGACGTGATCGTGCTGGCGACCGGCTTCCACGCGCACAACTACATGCGCCCGTTGCGACTGCACGGCCGAGACGGAATCAGCATCGACGATGCCTGGGCCAAGGGGCCACGTGCCTACCGGATGACCGCGATTCCGGGATTCCCGAATCTGTTCACGGTGTTGGGACCGAACTCGCCCACCGGTTCGATCTCATTGCAGTACACCGCGGAGCTGACCGCGACCTACATCGCGCAGTGGCTGGCGAAGTTCCGGGCCGGAGAGCTGAGCAGCGTCGAGGTCACCGATCAGGCCACCACCCGGTTCAACGACGACGTTGCCACCGCGATGGGGCCGACGGTGTGGAACACCGGATGCAACTCGTGGTACCTCACCGAAGGTGGCGCCGTGGACCTGTGGCCGTTCGATCGCGCGACGATGAAGGCGATGCTGAGCAGCCCCGATCCGGCCGACTTCCACCTCGGCTGA
- a CDS encoding sulfurtransferase, translated as MSPRGKVLISATELAELLRSGDPVTVLDVRWSLEAPDGRPAYLQGHLPGAVYVSLEDELSDHTVPDRGRHPLPTGRNLEAAARRWGVRRNRPVVVYDDWNRAASGRLWWLLSTSGVQDVRILDGGLPAWTRAGGALHSGEVSPEPGNVTLLPEDLYEGLRPTLTADDAGESASSGTVALLDARGPERFRGEVEPLDAVAGHIPGAKNLQFTELLADDGTFLSDDAIAALLADRGIRPEDPVGAYCGSGISATVIVAALAAVGRTAALFPGSWSQWSSDASRPVARGTD; from the coding sequence GTGAGTCCTCGCGGCAAGGTCCTGATCAGCGCCACGGAGCTCGCTGAGCTGCTGCGGTCGGGTGACCCGGTCACCGTTCTCGACGTGCGCTGGAGCCTGGAGGCACCGGACGGCCGTCCGGCATACCTCCAGGGCCACCTTCCCGGAGCGGTGTACGTCTCACTCGAAGACGAGTTGTCCGACCACACCGTGCCCGACCGGGGCCGGCACCCGCTGCCGACCGGACGCAATCTCGAGGCAGCCGCCCGTCGATGGGGGGTGCGGCGCAACCGGCCGGTGGTGGTCTACGACGACTGGAACCGGGCTGCCTCAGGGCGGCTGTGGTGGTTGTTGTCGACCTCCGGTGTCCAGGATGTCCGCATCCTCGACGGTGGCCTGCCGGCCTGGACCCGCGCCGGGGGCGCGCTGCACAGCGGCGAGGTCTCCCCCGAGCCCGGCAACGTCACCTTGTTGCCCGAGGACCTCTATGAGGGCCTGCGGCCCACCCTGACCGCCGACGACGCCGGCGAAAGCGCAAGCAGTGGCACGGTGGCCCTGCTCGACGCCCGTGGCCCCGAGCGATTCCGCGGCGAGGTGGAGCCACTCGACGCGGTCGCCGGCCACATCCCAGGCGCGAAGAACCTGCAGTTCACCGAGCTGTTGGCCGACGACGGTACCTTTCTTTCCGACGACGCGATCGCTGCGCTGCTGGCCGATCGCGGTATCAGGCCCGAGGACCCGGTGGGGGCCTACTGCGGTTCGGGAATCAGCGCCACGGTGATCGTCGCGGCGCTGGCCGCCGTCGGCCGTACAGCGGCGTTGTTTCCGGGGTCGTGGTCGCAGTGGAGTTCGGATGCGTCGCGTCCGGTGGCGCGCGGCACGGACTGA
- a CDS encoding hemophore-related protein, with the protein MASLSLTRLTVAAGSLALSLTAGAGLASAGPDLGPIINTTCTYSQVHQALVAENPAAAAEFDASPNGPGMLQMFLNAPPAKRQQLAGMVQGMPEAQQYVGTITSVANSCNNY; encoded by the coding sequence ATGGCCTCTCTGTCCTTGACCAGGCTTACCGTCGCAGCTGGCAGTCTGGCTTTGTCGCTCACCGCTGGAGCCGGGCTCGCCTCCGCCGGCCCCGACCTCGGCCCCATCATCAACACCACCTGCACCTACTCGCAGGTGCACCAGGCGTTGGTCGCGGAGAACCCCGCCGCAGCCGCGGAGTTCGACGCCAGCCCGAACGGCCCCGGCATGCTGCAGATGTTCCTCAACGCACCGCCCGCCAAGCGCCAGCAGCTGGCCGGCATGGTCCAGGGCATGCCTGAGGCCCAGCAGTACGTCGGCACCATCACCTCGGTCGCCAACTCCTGCAACAACTACTGA
- a CDS encoding amidase, giving the protein MTHPPAASGTRFPTVTEQLYQLASGEATSVELVRRALHAIDASQSTLNAFRVVFTESALVEAAQADRRRAAGHRAPLLGIPIAVKDDTDIAGVPTSFGTSGYVEPAGGDAEVVRRLKAAGAVIVGKTNSCELGQWPFTSGPGFGHTRNPWSRRHTPGGSSGGSAAAVSAGLVAAAIGSDGAGSVRIPAAWTHLVGIKPQRGRISTWPLPEAFNGLTVNGVLARTVEDAALVLDAVSGNVEGDLHKPAPLSVSDSVRTAPGQLRIALSTRFPYTGFPARLHPEIRAALERTAEQLRLLGHIVVPGNPDYGLRLSWNFLSRSTAGVLAAGQGFDHVTFDPRTLANMRTGRLLSQAVLRKARAHEARDQQRVGSIFRIVDVVLAPTTAQPPPLVHTFDDLNAFDTDRAIIAACPVTWPWNLLGWPSINVPAGFTADGLPIGVQLMGPANSDGRLVSLAAELEGINGWAAKQPTPWWRTEPGHGS; this is encoded by the coding sequence ATGACCCACCCACCCGCGGCGTCCGGCACCCGCTTCCCCACCGTCACCGAGCAGCTCTACCAGCTGGCCAGCGGTGAGGCGACCTCGGTCGAGCTGGTGCGTCGGGCACTGCACGCCATCGATGCCAGCCAGTCCACCCTGAACGCCTTCCGGGTGGTGTTCACCGAATCGGCCCTGGTCGAGGCGGCCCAAGCCGACCGGCGCCGGGCCGCGGGCCACCGCGCTCCGCTGCTGGGCATCCCGATCGCCGTCAAAGACGACACCGATATCGCCGGCGTGCCCACCTCCTTCGGTACCTCCGGATACGTCGAGCCCGCCGGCGGCGACGCCGAAGTGGTGCGCAGGCTCAAGGCCGCCGGTGCGGTGATCGTCGGCAAGACCAACAGCTGCGAGCTGGGGCAGTGGCCCTTCACCAGCGGTCCGGGATTCGGCCACACCCGAAATCCCTGGTCTCGCCGGCACACCCCCGGCGGGTCGTCCGGGGGCAGCGCCGCCGCAGTGTCCGCAGGTCTGGTAGCCGCCGCCATCGGATCCGACGGTGCGGGCAGCGTGCGTATCCCCGCCGCATGGACACATCTGGTCGGCATCAAACCTCAGCGCGGCCGCATCTCCACCTGGCCGCTGCCCGAGGCGTTCAACGGGCTCACCGTCAATGGCGTGCTGGCCCGCACCGTCGAGGACGCAGCCCTGGTGCTGGACGCGGTGTCGGGCAACGTCGAGGGCGACCTGCACAAACCCGCTCCCCTGTCGGTGTCCGACTCGGTGCGGACCGCGCCCGGCCAACTTCGCATCGCGCTGTCGACGCGTTTCCCCTACACCGGTTTTCCTGCCCGGCTGCATCCGGAGATCAGGGCCGCTCTGGAGCGCACCGCCGAACAGCTGCGGCTGCTCGGGCACATCGTGGTGCCGGGCAATCCGGACTACGGGTTGCGGTTGTCCTGGAACTTTCTGTCCCGCTCCACCGCGGGAGTGCTGGCTGCCGGGCAGGGATTCGACCATGTCACCTTCGACCCACGGACCCTGGCCAACATGCGTACCGGCCGACTGTTGTCCCAGGCCGTGCTGCGCAAAGCGCGCGCCCATGAGGCCAGGGATCAACAGCGAGTGGGCTCGATCTTCCGCATCGTCGACGTGGTGTTGGCACCGACCACCGCACAACCACCGCCGCTGGTGCATACCTTCGACGACCTGAACGCGTTCGACACCGACCGGGCGATCATCGCCGCCTGTCCGGTGACCTGGCCGTGGAACCTGCTGGGGTGGCCGTCGATCAATGTGCCCGCCGGGTTCACCGCTGACGGGCTACCGATCGGCGTGCAGCTGATGGGGCCGGCCAACAGCGACGGTCGGCTGGTGTCGCTGGCCGCGGAGCTGGAGGGCATCAACGGCTGGGCGGCCAAGCAACCCACACCGTGGTGGCGAACCGAGCCCGGACACGGCTCCTGA
- the recO gene encoding DNA repair protein RecO, which translates to MRLYRDRAVVLRQHKLGEADRIVTLLTRDHGLVRAVAKGVRRTRSKFGARLEPFAHIDVQLHPGRNLDIVTQVVSVDAFATDIVSDYGRYTCACVILETAERLAGAERAPATALHRLTVGALRAVADGQRPRELVLDAYLLRAMSVAGWAPALTECARCATPGPHRAFHVAAGGSVCGHCRPAGSTTPPMGVLDLMSALHDGDWEAAALSTPAHRSHASGLVAAHLQWHLERRLRTLPLVERVQHGPAGRDTGASAQLQSGATGSEG; encoded by the coding sequence ATGCGGCTGTACCGGGACCGGGCGGTGGTGCTGCGCCAGCACAAGCTCGGCGAAGCCGACCGGATCGTCACTTTGCTCACTCGCGACCACGGGCTGGTTCGCGCGGTGGCCAAGGGGGTTCGCCGTACCCGCAGCAAGTTCGGGGCCCGATTGGAGCCGTTCGCCCACATCGACGTCCAGCTGCATCCCGGCCGCAACCTCGACATCGTCACTCAGGTGGTATCGGTGGATGCGTTCGCCACCGACATCGTCAGCGACTACGGCCGATACACCTGCGCCTGCGTGATCTTGGAGACCGCGGAACGCCTGGCAGGCGCGGAGCGGGCTCCGGCCACGGCGCTGCACCGGCTCACCGTGGGCGCGCTGCGTGCGGTGGCTGACGGCCAGCGGCCCCGTGAGTTGGTACTGGACGCCTATCTGTTGCGTGCCATGTCGGTGGCCGGCTGGGCGCCGGCGTTGACCGAATGTGCCCGCTGCGCCACCCCGGGTCCGCATCGGGCATTTCACGTCGCGGCCGGCGGCAGCGTCTGCGGGCACTGCCGCCCGGCGGGGTCCACCACCCCGCCGATGGGTGTGCTGGATCTGATGTCGGCGTTGCACGACGGCGATTGGGAGGCCGCCGCGCTATCTACCCCGGCGCATCGCAGTCATGCCAGCGGATTGGTTGCCGCTCATCTGCAGTGGCACCTGGAGCGGCGGCTGCGGACCTTGCCGTTGGTGGAGCGGGTCCAGCACGGGCCGGCCGGGCGCGACACCGGGGCGTCGGCACAGCTTCAGTCCGGGGCCACCGGCAGCGAAGGCTGA
- a CDS encoding class I SAM-dependent methyltransferase: protein MTDNPRADVVSRQYERWTYPPPINDLQAWSATNWEWFDPSHAHRVLWPDREYRPDLDILIAGCGTNQAAVFAFNNPQAKVVAVDISAASLGHQQYLKDKHGLWNLELHQLPIEELSTLGRDFDLAISTGVLHHMAEPEVGMKAIADQLRPDGVACIMLYARYGRIGIEILESVFQDLGLEQNDESIQTVRQAIRLLSPDHPVQPYIKIAGDLFADSGLVDTFLHGRAKSYDVDGCIDLAKSAGLDFQGWLLKAPYYAHDVAVPHGGFYDKVNALPEEKIWSVMERIHTLNARHFFIATRPERPKSSYTIDFSTPESLDYVPLFRFKCGLNNDEIFRSGWRMPLNPAQLPFVQSIDGRRSIRQIAADLAQAAGPARGSAADLEKFGRKLFQSLWRLDFVAIDLSARS, encoded by the coding sequence GTGACCGACAATCCACGTGCAGACGTCGTCTCCCGGCAGTACGAGCGGTGGACCTACCCGCCGCCCATCAACGACCTGCAGGCATGGTCGGCCACAAACTGGGAGTGGTTCGACCCGAGCCACGCGCACCGGGTGCTGTGGCCGGATCGGGAATACCGCCCCGACCTCGACATTCTGATCGCGGGTTGTGGCACCAACCAGGCGGCGGTCTTCGCCTTCAACAACCCGCAGGCCAAGGTGGTGGCCGTCGACATCAGTGCGGCGTCGTTGGGGCACCAGCAGTACCTCAAGGACAAGCACGGTCTGTGGAACCTGGAGCTGCACCAGCTGCCCATCGAGGAGCTTTCCACGCTCGGCCGGGACTTCGACCTGGCGATCTCGACGGGCGTGCTGCACCACATGGCCGAGCCCGAGGTGGGCATGAAGGCGATCGCGGACCAGCTGCGGCCCGACGGCGTCGCCTGCATCATGCTCTACGCCCGCTACGGCCGGATCGGCATCGAGATCCTGGAGTCGGTCTTCCAGGACCTCGGGTTGGAGCAGAACGACGAGTCGATCCAGACCGTCCGTCAGGCCATCCGGTTGCTCTCACCGGACCACCCCGTCCAGCCGTACATCAAGATCGCCGGCGACCTGTTCGCGGATTCGGGCCTGGTGGACACGTTCTTGCACGGTCGGGCGAAGAGCTACGACGTCGACGGCTGCATCGATCTGGCCAAATCGGCCGGCCTGGACTTCCAGGGCTGGCTGCTCAAGGCGCCGTACTACGCGCACGATGTGGCGGTGCCGCACGGCGGCTTCTACGACAAGGTGAACGCCCTGCCGGAGGAGAAGATCTGGTCGGTGATGGAGCGCATCCACACCCTCAACGCGCGGCACTTCTTCATCGCCACTCGGCCCGAGCGGCCTAAGAGCAGCTACACGATCGATTTCTCCACCCCGGAGAGCCTCGACTACGTGCCGCTGTTCCGCTTCAAGTGTGGCTTGAACAACGACGAAATCTTCCGTTCGGGCTGGCGTATGCCGTTGAACCCGGCGCAGCTGCCGTTCGTTCAGAGCATCGACGGCCGTCGCAGCATCCGCCAGATCGCCGCGGACCTGGCGCAGGCTGCCGGCCCGGCACGTGGCAGCGCCGCAGACCTGGAGAAGTTCGGTCGCAAGCTGTTCCAGTCGCTGTGGCGTCTGGACTTCGTTGCGATCGATCTGAGTGCCCGTTCCTGA
- a CDS encoding decaprenyl diphosphate synthase has protein sequence MVLNRAARKVAFPQLPAAPDDYPVFPDKSTWPVVFPQLPSPPGGGPCRPPQHTSKAVAPQIPAEALPNHVAVVMDGNGRWATQRGLGRTEGHKMGEAVLIDITCGAIELGIKWLTVYAFSTENWKRSAEEVRFLMGFNREVVRRRRENLNAMGVRMRWVGSRPKMWRSVIKEFEIAEDMTVGNDVITINYCVNYGGRTEIAEAAQAIAREAVAGKLNPNRITEATIARHLHRPDMPDVDLLIRTSGEQRSSNFMLWQAAYAEYIFQEKLWPDYDRRDLWEACEQYASRQRRFGTA, from the coding sequence ATGGTGTTGAATCGGGCCGCGCGGAAGGTCGCCTTCCCCCAACTGCCTGCGGCACCTGACGACTATCCGGTGTTCCCGGACAAGTCCACGTGGCCAGTGGTCTTTCCGCAGCTGCCGTCGCCGCCGGGTGGGGGGCCGTGCCGTCCCCCGCAGCACACCTCCAAGGCCGTCGCCCCGCAGATTCCCGCCGAGGCGTTGCCCAATCACGTCGCCGTCGTCATGGACGGCAACGGCCGCTGGGCCACCCAGCGGGGCTTAGGTCGCACCGAGGGACACAAGATGGGCGAGGCGGTGCTCATCGACATCACCTGCGGGGCCATCGAACTCGGTATCAAGTGGCTGACCGTGTATGCGTTCTCCACCGAGAACTGGAAGCGTTCCGCGGAAGAGGTCCGCTTCCTGATGGGATTCAACCGCGAGGTGGTGCGCCGCCGCCGCGAGAACCTCAATGCGATGGGCGTACGGATGCGCTGGGTGGGTTCGCGGCCGAAGATGTGGCGCAGTGTGATCAAGGAATTCGAGATCGCCGAAGACATGACCGTCGGCAACGACGTCATCACCATCAATTACTGCGTCAACTACGGCGGGCGCACCGAGATCGCCGAGGCCGCGCAGGCCATCGCCCGGGAGGCGGTGGCGGGCAAGCTGAATCCGAACCGCATCACCGAGGCCACCATCGCGCGGCACCTGCACAGGCCTGACATGCCCGACGTGGACCTGCTGATCCGCACCTCCGGTGAACAACGCTCGTCCAACTTCATGCTGTGGCAGGCGGCCTACGCCGAGTACATCTTCCAGGAGAAGCTGTGGCCGGACTACGACCGCCGCGACCTGTGGGAGGCCTGCGAACAGTACGCCTCGCGGCAGCGCCGGTTTGGAACGGCATGA
- a CDS encoding Fur family transcriptional regulator: protein MSAPGVRSTRQRAAIAALLDTVDDFRSAQELHDVLRERGENIGLTTVYRTLQAMATAGQVDTLRADTGEAVYRRCSDHHHHHLVCRGCGATVEVGDREVEEWAARIAKEYDYSDVGHTIEIFGTCADCRK from the coding sequence TTGAGCGCCCCCGGCGTGCGTTCCACCCGGCAACGGGCGGCGATCGCTGCCCTGTTGGACACCGTCGACGACTTCCGGTCGGCACAGGAACTGCATGACGTCCTGCGTGAGCGCGGCGAGAACATCGGTCTGACCACCGTCTACCGCACGCTTCAGGCGATGGCCACCGCCGGACAGGTCGATACGCTGCGCGCCGACACCGGCGAGGCCGTGTACCGGCGTTGTTCGGATCATCATCACCATCACCTGGTGTGTAGAGGTTGCGGAGCCACGGTAGAGGTGGGCGACCGCGAAGTCGAGGAGTGGGCGGCGCGCATCGCCAAGGAGTACGACTACTCCGACGTGGGCCACACCATCGAAATCTTCGGCACCTGCGCCGACTGCCGAAAGTAG
- a CDS encoding ArsR/SmtB family transcription factor: MAPSASGLVDGHQHSGPAFPAPPPREILDAAGELLRALAAPVRIAIVLQLQESQRCVHELVDALGVPQPLVSQHLKILKAAGVVAGERSGREVLYRLADHHLAHIAIDAVAHAGEER, translated from the coding sequence ATGGCCCCCTCAGCCTCAGGTCTAGTGGATGGTCACCAACACAGTGGTCCCGCGTTTCCCGCGCCCCCGCCGAGGGAGATCCTCGACGCCGCCGGGGAATTGCTGCGTGCGCTCGCTGCCCCAGTGCGCATCGCAATCGTGCTGCAGCTGCAGGAATCGCAGCGCTGCGTCCACGAGCTGGTCGACGCTCTAGGCGTGCCACAACCGCTGGTCAGTCAGCACCTGAAGATCCTCAAAGCAGCCGGGGTGGTCGCCGGCGAACGCTCCGGCAGGGAAGTTCTCTATCGGTTGGCCGACCATCACCTGGCCCATATCGCCATCGATGCAGTGGCGCACGCCGGTGAAGAGCGTTGA